Proteins encoded by one window of Esox lucius isolate fEsoLuc1 chromosome 4, fEsoLuc1.pri, whole genome shotgun sequence:
- the her5 gene encoding hairy-related 5: protein MKKMAPAFPDQKDTRRVPKPLMEKRRRDRINHSLETLRLLLLENTSNEKLKNPKVEKAEILESVVNFLRTEQEGEQEHQSMKRSHSKEGEVQGPACKRKQNYHKGMRSCLLRVNHFVATKSQELEGPSHTAHARPQRSRMGLAELAHHPPPSSVQLHGSSPSAPDQTPLPGQQLPQRQPPPHPHTCINLNRASQRTDYNNTESSSPSKLCVEPSDSVWRPWPQQ from the exons ATGAAAAAAATGGCACCTGCATTCCCAGATCAAAAAGATACAAGAAGG GTCCCAAAACCCCTCATGGAGAAACGAAGGAGAGATCGTATCAACCACAGTCTGGAAACCTTACGACTTCTGTTGCTGGAAAACACCAGTAACGAG aaaCTGAAGAATCCAAAGGTGGAAAAGGCAGAGATTTTGGAGAGTGTGGTGAACTTCCTGAGGACAGAGCAGGAAGGAGAACAAGAGCATCAGTCAATGAAGAGAAGTCACTCCAAAGAGGGAGAAGTGCAGGGGCCTGCCTGCAAGAGGAAGCAGAACTATCACAAGGGCATGAGATCATGTCTATTGAGGGTCAACCACTTTGTAGCCACCAAAAGCCAAGAGTTGGAGGGGCCCAGCCACACTGCGCATGCCCGACCTCAGCGCTCCCGCATGGGGCTTGCAGAGCTCgctcatcatcctcctccttcttctGTCCAGCTCCATGGTTCTTCACCTTCCGCCCCTGACCAAACCCCCCTGCCTGGACAGCAACTGCCCCAACGGCAGCCCCCTCCTCACCCTCACACATGCATTAATCTGAATAGAGCTTCCCAGAGAACTGActacaacaacacagagagcTCTTCCCCCTCCAAGCTGTGCGTGGAGCCCAGTGACTCTGTGTGGAGGCCATGGCCACAGCAGTGA